A window of the Triplophysa rosa linkage group LG23, Trosa_1v2, whole genome shotgun sequence genome harbors these coding sequences:
- the LOC130547007 gene encoding protein shisa-2 isoform X1, translated as MRGCTGFPMAVAVVLTLLTIINVKASGEYCHGFHDSQGAWRDGFQCPERYDSAGTIICCGKCDLRYCCSSTEARLDQGTCDNDKQTQDTNTGEKDNNNSGAVPIYVPFLIVGSVFVAFVLVGSVVAVCCCRCLRPKHEPSSGSGSGGGSSSARVLETIPMMASTGTSRGSSSRQSSTATSSSSSAPPSAPRPAPAPMLRAQASCCLPPDASVYVNMPTNFSVLNCQQATQILPHQGQFLHPQYIGFAHPVSHAPAFLDPAQVGYRPLQSPFPPPTSVASVSSITGEQKYPPVTM; from the exons ATGCGGGGATGCACGGGATTCCCGATGGCCGTCGCGGTGGTGTTGACTCTTTTAACTATCATTAACGTGAAAGCGAGTGGGGAATATTGTCACGGTTTCCACGACTCTCAGGGCGCCTGGCGAGACGGCTTTCAGTGCCCGGAGCGCTACGACAGCGCAGGGACCATCATCTGCTGCGGGAAATGCGACCTCCGGTACTGCTGTTCCAGCACAGAAGCCCGACTGGACCAGGGAACATGTGATAATGATAAGCAGACACAAGATACCAACACCGGAGAAAAGGACAACAACAATTCAGGCGCGG TACCCATCTATGTGCCCTTCCTCATCGTTGGCTCAGTCTTTGTGGCGTTTGTATTGGTGGGCTCTGTGGTTGCAGTGTGCTGCTGTCGCTGTCTACGCCCCAAACATGAACCTTCTTCAGGCAGCGGGTCAGGAGGTGGGTCCAGCAGTGCCCGTGTTCTAGAGACGATCCCTATGATGGCCAGCACAGGCACATCGCGAGGTTCCTCCTCCCGCCAGTCAAGCACCGCCACCTCCTCCAGCTCCTCAGCTCCTCCCTCCGCACCCCGCCCCGCACCTGCCCCCATGCTACGCGCCCAGGCCTCTTGCTGCCTGCCCCCAGATGCCAGCGTCTATGTCAACATGCCCACCAACTTCTCCGTACTGAATTGCCAACAAGCGACTCAGATTCTCCCTCACCAGGGGCAGTTCTTGCATCCTCAGTACATTGGCTTTGCCCACCCGGTTTCTCATGCCCCGGCTTTCCTGGATCCCGCTCAGGTGGGCTACCGACCCTTGCAGTCTCCATTCCCACCACCCACTAGTGTGGCCAGCGTCTCCAGCATAACTGGCGAACAAAAATACCCTCCAGTAACCATGTGA
- the LOC130547007 gene encoding protein shisa-2 isoform X2, protein MRVLSLKTVLASASSSDCVPSGRINPRARAGASTGAWRDGFQCPERYDSAGTIICCGKCDLRYCCSSTEARLDQGTCDNDKQTQDTNTGEKDNNNSGAVPIYVPFLIVGSVFVAFVLVGSVVAVCCCRCLRPKHEPSSGSGSGGGSSSARVLETIPMMASTGTSRGSSSRQSSTATSSSSSAPPSAPRPAPAPMLRAQASCCLPPDASVYVNMPTNFSVLNCQQATQILPHQGQFLHPQYIGFAHPVSHAPAFLDPAQVGYRPLQSPFPPPTSVASVSSITGEQKYPPVTM, encoded by the exons ATGAGGGTGCTGTCGTTGAAAACGGTCCTGGCTTCAGCCTCCAGCAGTGACTGTGTTCCATCAGGTCGTATAAACCCGAGAGCCCGGGCAGGAGCATCAACT GGCGCCTGGCGAGACGGCTTTCAGTGCCCGGAGCGCTACGACAGCGCAGGGACCATCATCTGCTGCGGGAAATGCGACCTCCGGTACTGCTGTTCCAGCACAGAAGCCCGACTGGACCAGGGAACATGTGATAATGATAAGCAGACACAAGATACCAACACCGGAGAAAAGGACAACAACAATTCAGGCGCGG TACCCATCTATGTGCCCTTCCTCATCGTTGGCTCAGTCTTTGTGGCGTTTGTATTGGTGGGCTCTGTGGTTGCAGTGTGCTGCTGTCGCTGTCTACGCCCCAAACATGAACCTTCTTCAGGCAGCGGGTCAGGAGGTGGGTCCAGCAGTGCCCGTGTTCTAGAGACGATCCCTATGATGGCCAGCACAGGCACATCGCGAGGTTCCTCCTCCCGCCAGTCAAGCACCGCCACCTCCTCCAGCTCCTCAGCTCCTCCCTCCGCACCCCGCCCCGCACCTGCCCCCATGCTACGCGCCCAGGCCTCTTGCTGCCTGCCCCCAGATGCCAGCGTCTATGTCAACATGCCCACCAACTTCTCCGTACTGAATTGCCAACAAGCGACTCAGATTCTCCCTCACCAGGGGCAGTTCTTGCATCCTCAGTACATTGGCTTTGCCCACCCGGTTTCTCATGCCCCGGCTTTCCTGGATCCCGCTCAGGTGGGCTACCGACCCTTGCAGTCTCCATTCCCACCACCCACTAGTGTGGCCAGCGTCTCCAGCATAACTGGCGAACAAAAATACCCTCCAGTAACCATGTGA